A single Orcinus orca chromosome 2, mOrcOrc1.1, whole genome shotgun sequence DNA region contains:
- the TLNRD1 gene encoding talin rod domain-containing protein 1, translating to MASGSAGKPTGEAASPAPASAVGGACSQPRKRLVSVCDHCKGKMQLVADLLLLSSEARPVLFEGPASACAGAESFEQCRDTIIARTKGLSILTHDVQSQLNMGRFGEAGDSLVELGDLVVSLTECSAHAAYLAAVATPGAQPAQPGLVDRYRVTRCRHEVEQGCAVLRATPLADLTPQLLLEVSQGLSRNLKFLTDACALASDKSRDRFSREQFKLGVKCMSTSASALLACVREVKAAPSELARSRCALFSGPLVQAVSALVGFATEPQFLGRAAAVSAEGKAVQTAILGGAMSVVSACVLLTQCLRDLAQHPDGGAKMSDHRERLRNSACAVSEGCTLLSQALRERSSPRTLPPVNSNSVN from the coding sequence ATGGCTAGCGGCAGCGCTGGGAAGCCCACTGGCGAGGCGGCTTCTCCGGCTCCAGCGAGCGCCGTCGGCGGGGCTTGCTCGCAGCCCCGGAAGAGGCTGGTGTCTGTCTGCGACCACTGCAAGGGCAAGATGCAGCTGGTGGCCGACCTGCTGCTGCTGTCGAGCGAGGCGCGGCCCGTGCTCTTCGAGGGCCCCGCCTCCGCTTGTGCCGGCGCCGAGTCCTTCGAGCAATGCCGGGACACCATCATCGCGCGCACCAAGGGGCTCTCCATCCTCACCCACGACGTGCAGAGCCAGCTCAACATGGGCCGCTTCGGGGAAGCGGGGGACAGCCTGGTGGAGCTGGGAGACCTGGTGGTGTCCTTGACCGAGTGCTCCGCCCACGCGGCCTATCTGGCGGCTGTGGCCACGCCGGGCGCGCAGCCCGCGCAGCCGGGCCTGGTGGACCGCTACCGCGTGACACGCTGCCGCCACGAGGTGGAGCAGGGCTGCGCAGTGCTGCGCGCCACCCCGCTCGCTGACCTGACCCCGCAGCTGCTGCTGGAGGTGTCGCAGGGCCTGTCGCGCAACCTCAAGTTCCTGACGGACGCGTGCGCCCTGGCCAGCGACAAGTCCCGGGACCGCTTTTCGCGCGAGCAGTTCAAGCTTGGCGTCAAGTGCATGAGCACGAGTGCGTCGGCGCTGCTGGCCTGCGTGCGCGAGGTGAAGGCGGCGCCCAGCGAGCTGGCCCGGAGCCGCTGCGCGCTTTTCAGCGGGCCGTTGGTGCAGGCGGTTAGCGCACTGGTGGGCTTCGCCACCGAGCCGCAGTTCCTGGGTCGCGCGGCGGCCGTGAGCGCCGAGGGCAAGGCGGTGCAGACCGCCATCCTCGGCGGCGCCATGAGTGTGGTGTCGGCCTGCGTACTCCTGACCCAGTGCCTCAGGGATCTGGCGCAGCACCCCGACGGGGGCGCCAAGATGTCGGACCACAGGGAGAGGCTGAGGAACTCGGCCTGCGCCGTGTCTGAAGGCTGCACCCTGCTATCTCAGGCTTTAAGGGAGAGGTCTTCGCCCAGGACTTTACCGCCAGTGAATTCCAATTCTGTGAATTAG